The Salicibibacter halophilus DNA window CTGTTTTTGTTAGTGCAATAACGCTACTCTTGGAGGCCGAGTAAGCAGAAACGAGCTTTTGTCCTTTTATTCCTGCTATGCTGGCGGTATTAATAATTGAACTGCCTGGTTCCATATAAGGAATGGCATGCTTCATCCCGAGAAATACCCCATTGATATTAATATCCATCACGTGATGCCATTCTTCAAAAGAGACATCAGGCATTTTTTTCTCATCACAATTGACACCTGCGTTATTAAATAAAATATTGAAGGACCCGAAGGCATCTATCGCTTCATCGATCATCCCTTTTACTTCATTAGGTTTAGTGATATCTGAACGAATAAATCCGGCTTCTCCACCTTTTTCATTTATAAGATTTACGGTTGTTTTTCCGGCTTCCTCATCTACATCCGATACCATTACTTTGGCTTTTTCCTCCGCAAACTGCAACGCGACAGATCTGCCAATACCACCCCCGCCACCGGTTACAATGGCAACCTTATCTTCCAAACGCATAACAATCACCTTTTCTTATTTTTGATTAAAACCCAGTCGGCCAATTGGCAAGTCGACGCTCGCTCATTGAACCGTTTCTTTCACATGCATAGTCTAACGTTTGAGACAAAAACTTCCTTGTTTCTCTCGGATCGATAATATCATCAAGCATAAACTTACCCGCTGCTTTATATGGCGAACTGTCAAAGCTCCAAGATTCCAACAGTTCCGCTCTTTCTGTCTCTGGTTGTTCCGATTCTGCCAGCTCACGTCCGTACACGACGTTGATGCCAACTTCCGGTCCTGTAAAATTAATTTCAGCCGTCGGCCACGCCACGACGAAATCAGCGCCCATCGTGGGGCCACACATGTTTCCATAAGCAGCTCCGATGCTTTTGCGAATGACCACTGAAATCTTAGGAACGGTTGACTGGGCGAGTGCTTGATTCCAAACCATAATTTTCGTTGGCATTTTCACCTTCTCAGCTTCACTCGATACGCGAAAACCGGGAGTGTCATGCAGGAAAATAAGTGGAATATTGTAAGAATCACACATAACAATAAAATCCGTTGCCTTTTCACATTCTTTATCTCCTGCGGCACCTGCAAATTTCATCGGTTGATTTGCAATCACACCCACTGTTCGCCCATTCACTCTAGTTAAAACAGTGATAAGAGCTGTTCCATAAGTTGGTTTCATTTCAAAAAATTCATGGTCATCCGCAATGAGCTCGATCACTTTTTTCATATCATAGGCCCTCTGTCTTCGGGTAGGCACAAGGTTAACCACCTCATCCAGGCTTCGGAACGGATCATCGTTTGTTTCTTTAAAGGGCGGTTCTTCCTCGCCATTTAATGGCATGAAATCAAGAAACTGTTTTAACGAAGCGATCACATCTTCTTCATTCTCAGCGAATTGATCCACTTGTCCTGTGTGATTCGCGTGGATTTCCCATCCGCCGAGTTCTTCGTTTGAGACCCTCTCACCTGTAGCAACCTCAAGCATGCGAGGGCCGGCTACTGCCATGGAGGTCCCTTTAAGTTGGGTCACAAAATCCGAGGAAACAGCTGTCCATGTAGGCCCGCCAAAACTATCCCCCAAAATAGCTGTAATCATGGGCACTTCCCGATGATGGGTAAGAAGCTCATTAGGAAAAAGCACTTGGCTTATGCCATCTGAGCCCATCCCATCCGGCATTCTTAAACCTCCGCCTTCCATGAGGTTAAGTAACGGAAATCCACGTTTTATGGCAAAGCCATGAGCAGCTTGTGATTTTCGAAAATAAACCTTTCCTTCTGTTCCGGCAAAAACGGTTTTATCTGCTGCCTGAACGACGATCGGACGTCCGTTTACCTTTGCGAGTCCAATAATAACGCCATCTCCGGCACTTTTTTCTTCACTCCCGTCTTGGTCGGAGTGGGCGAGCATACCCAGCTCCAAAAATGACTCCGGATCAACGAGTTGATCAATGCGCTCCCTCGCGGTGTAATACCCCAATTTGTGCTGGCGCTCAATCTTTTCCTTTCCACCTCCCAAAAGTGCACGTTCTTTCCGATCCGATAGGTCATTAAGTTCCATTTCCATATTTTGTTCTTTGATTGACTTATCCATATATAACTCCCTGCCTTCTCCTATGATTTTCATGATGGTTTAAAAGGAGGAAACCAATTTTATTCCTTTAATAATCTTCGTAACACTTTGCCGGAGCTCGTGGCCGGTAATTGATCAACGAAAGCTACCTCACGAGGATATTTATACGCCGCCATGTGTTCCTTACTCCAGGCAATAATGTCATTCGCAGTAATTTTCTCAACATATTCAGGTTTTAAGACAATAAATGCTTTGACACTTTCGCCTCGTTTACTATCCGGAACACCAATTGCTGCCACTTGAGCAATAGCTTCATGGTCACTCATTAATGCTTCAACATCTTCGGGAAACACGCTGTAACCGGATGCTTTAATCATCTCTTTCACTCGACCATTGAAAGTTAGATATCCTTCATCATCCAGCGTGCCAATATCCCCCGTAAAAACCCAACCGTCGCGTAAGGTAGCTGCTGTTGCTTCGGGGCGATTGAGATACCCTTTAAATACACCAGGGTTTTTCACGGCAATTTCGCCTTGCTTGCCCGGGGGCAAGTCATCTCCTGTTTCCGTATCTACAATTCGGATTTCCGTTTGATAAGTCGGAATTCCGCATGTGCCATATTTGATTTTATCCACAGGCATCATCGTGTCAGCTGTATGCGTTTCACTTAACCCATAAGACGCTTCAAAAAGCAGGCAACCATTTGTAAGTTTTCCCCATGCCTTTGCCAACGGTTCGTCGATGGCCATTCCAAAGCTTGTTGCGAAATTCATTTCCAAGCAAGTCAAATCATGATCTTCTACGTTCGTTTCATTTAATATCGCTGCATTCATCGGGGCTACCGTATACATTTTATTCACTCTGTAACGTTCAATGGCCTGAATTGCAGCCACAGGATCAAAGCGTGTCAATAAAATACAAGAAGTGGATTGATAGACAGGAAGATTGACCCCCATTAGCATACCGGCAATATGGGAGAGCGGGGCGACCGCCAGAGTTTGATCTTCATGTTTTAGTAGATACCCTTGCGCTGCTGCAGCTGTTTTGAATAGTGCATTGCCAAACGTGAGCATCGCTGCTTTAGGCCTTCCGGTAGTACCGGAGGTAAACACCATGAGTCCCACATCTTCCCAGACATCAATAGATGCTATCTCATCGAGTGGCTCTGTAACGGCTAAGTATTCAACTAAATCAAAGGTGTCATCTATCTTTTGTTTTTCTCTTTTAAGTTCATCGGGCAAAGGCAACGTGCGATTTTCAGATAGATAATCCGCATAAGCAGTGGTCAATACAAATTGAAGGGAAGGCGTTTTCGCTCTAATAGCGTCTACTTGATCATACAACTCGTCGCCTGCAATCATTGCCATAATTTCAGCTTCGTTTATGAAATATTCAAGTTCCGATGCTTTATACATTGGATTTAAGGGAACGACCGTTGCGCCCAGCATTTGTATTGCGTAATGACCCAATAAGTACTGAGGGCAGTTTTGCATGTATAATGCAACCTTATCTCCTTTAGCAACTCCCTTGTTTTGAAGAAACTTGGCCAGCCGTCTTGTATCGTCCGCCATTTGATGCCAACTAATCTCATTTCCGTAAAAATTGTATGCCGTTTGATCGGGGTGATCGATCGCATTTTGAATAAGATAGTCATGTAACGGTTTTTCACCAAGTCGGTAATCTAATGGTTCAAGTTCCTTTAAATAAGCATTCATTATTATTCCTCCCTCTATAAAGTCAAAAAAACTTATACATCTACAACCAACTTGCCATATGTCTTCCGATCACCCAGCAAATTCAAAGCATGGGGGACTTCTTCGAACGAGAAATTTTTATAAATCAGAGGTTTTATTTTTCCTTCTTCATAAAATGAGCAAAGCGTATCGTGAATGTTTACCATTTCTTGTTCATACAAACGAGCAAAATATCCCCAGTGCACACCAACAATTGAATAATTTTTGACTAAGGCATGGTTGACCGGGGCTTCCGGAATACGTCCACCAGCAAATCCAATGACAAGCAGTCGTCCGGCAAATGCGGTGCATTTACGAGAACGATCAAATGTATCGCTGCCAACGGGGTCATAAATGATATCTGCCCCTTTTCCGTTTGTTTCTTGTTTTACAATGTCCACGAAATCATCAGCCAAATAGTCTATCGCGACATCTGCGCCTAAATCTTTGCATAATTGGACCTTATCGGGACCTCCCGCTGTAGCAATCACACGTGCGCCTGCAGCTTTACCAAGTTGAATGGCCGCAGATCCAACGCCTCCGGATCCCGCGTGAATCAGTATTACTTCGTCCCTTTTGACGTTCCCGCGATGGTGAAGGGCATAATAGGCGGTTTGATAGGTAATATACATGGCGGCCGCTTCATGAAATGACATTGAATCAGGGACCGAGAACACTTCGTTCTCAGAAACAGAAACCCATTCTGCTAAGCCGCCACTGGGAAGTGCCGGTCTTGCCAGTACCTTTTGCCCAACCTGATAGTTACTTCCATCCCCAACAGCTTCTACGATGCCTGCGATTTCGGCACCCGGTGTAAAAGGAAGGGGAGGCTTTTCCTGATACTTTCCTTGGCATAATAAAATATCGAAGAAATTCAAAGATGCTGCTTTTGTTCGAATAAGAATATGACCTTCATTATTTTCCGGTTTATTTACCTCTTCCAATGATAATGCCTGCTCAGGATCTGCAAGTTCTTTTACTAGCCATGCTTGCATGATTGATGCTCCTTTCATAGTTGGTAAGATCGTTATTTTTCATTTAAAAGATGCCATGAAAATGTAATTAATTTGCTAGTTCTATCGCCAAAATGCTTAAACCGTTCATCTTGCGTCTGGCCGTTTTTCCAGCGAAAATAAATCTGTTGAGAGATGACAGCTAATTTAAAATACGAGAAAATTAGGTAAAAATGGATCGATGAGCAATCCCTGCCGCTTTTTTCCGCATAACGATCAATCAGTTCGCGACGAGTTAAAAAGCCGGGTTTTGTTGTGACCGTTTGGAATGTGGATTGTAAAAGTTCCGGGTCGTCGTCCTGAATCCAGTAACTGAGGACGACGCCGAGGTCAAATAAGGGATCGCCAATCGTTGCCATTTCCCAATCCACGACCGCTTTTATTTCGCTTAGATCATTAGAAAATAAGAGATTATTAAACTTGAAATCATTGTGAATGACCGTCGTCTCCCCGTCTGCAGGGATGTTTTCGGTAAGCCATTTTTTCAGATTTTCATATTCGGGGCTGTCTTCGGTTTTGGCTCGTTCATACCGTTTGAGCCAGCCATAGACTTGGCGTTCCATGAACCCTTCCGGTTTACCGAATTGATGAAGGCCGGCTTGTTCGGTGTCCACGCGGTGAAGCGCTGCCAAAGCATCGATAAATTTAAAGGACAGATCCCTGCCGAGTTCTTTCGTTTCTTGTACGCCTTTGGGCAACTTTCCATCGATAACGACGCCTTCTTTTCGCTCCATGACATAAAACGTGGCATCCATGACGGAAGTGTTCTCCCCGAGCACATACGGTTTCGGTGCCAACGGGAAAACAGGGTTGAGCCGAGAAAGGATCTCGTACTCTCGCTTCATATCGTGGGCTTTCGGCGGCAACGGCCCGAACGGCGGACGGCGCAAAACACCTTGCCACTCGCCGCAAGATAAAAGATAAGTAAGGTTCGATGCGCCTGCGTAATATTGTTCAACTTTTAACGGTTCGTCTTTTGGAATATCATTCAGACGATTGTCCAAAAAGGTTTTCACTTTCGTTATGTCCAGTTCTTCCCCGTTGCGTACGGATTGGGTCATTTTGTCGTTTCACTCCCCTCGTGCAAAAAATTGAGCGATCCATCTTCGTAGAGCTCAACAACCGATGTAGACAATCCCACATCAGTTACAAAATCAAACAGTTCATCCAATCCCAATTTCGTGAAAGTGCGTCCCACGCGCCCTTTCGCCAAAAGCTCTTCAATGACTTCTTTTTTATCGTAGTCATGTTCCAATGCAAAGACCGCAGCATCATTCATACGAACATTCTCCATGTTCAGCCTTGATAAAATAATGCTCGCGCAAACGTAATCTTCCAAGGACATTTGACCGAGCGATCCTGCACAAATGATGTAGACATCTTCCGTCGCGATTTGGTTAAGGTATTCAGCGATGGTGTACGCATTGCGTAAATTTCCAAGCAGTAATTGCTTTGCCGGTTTAGCTTTTGTAATCGCGCGTGTGCCGTTGGAGGACAAAAACACAATGTCGTGGTCCTTAACACGTTCCGGCGTATATTCATCGGGCAAATGGGCACAGTCAAAGCCTTCCACCGGCATTCCGCCCAACTCGCCTCCGGTGAGCACAGCCGGGTGACCGAGGAACTCCTTCGTGCTATGGGCTTCATAAACGCTCTCGACCGGATAAATGCGGCGGGCACCCCGCTCCAAAATGGTGACGAGCGTCGTTGTCGCGAGCATGACATCAATCACCACGGCTGTCGCGTTTTTTAATTTTTCGGGTTGTATTTCTTCAGTCGTAAGCCATAAGTGGCATTTTTTCATATTGAAAATGGTCACCTCTTTCGATCATCAAAAGAGGGGCACCCATACAAAACGATGATGCCCTCTTCTTTCTTACGCATATAACGCAAAAACCACTGTCCCTTTCAGAACGGCTTCGTGTTTTTCGTTGCTTGCCAAAACATCGAGTATTACTTTGTCCGCTGTTTGCTCGCTCACTTCTGCATTAAGCGAAATCACGTCACCGAGGAAAACCATGCCTCGGAACCGAATTTGGTACGTTTCTATGAAACCTGCCTCATAATGAGGGGTGAAGAGTTTGGCAAGATTACCCATCGTCCACATGCCGTGGGCGATGATGCCGGGGAGCCCCGCTTTATCCGCTTCTTCATCAATCGTATGGATCGGGTTATAGTCGCCGGATGCGCCGGCATATTTAATTAAATCTAGACGAGAAACCGGAGAAAGGGTGACGGTTTCTAGCGTGTCACCGGTCTGTTTTTCTGCAATCGCACTCATGCTTCCATCCCCTTTCTGACCGCTTCGGTAATAATAATCACTTGTTCGGCACGAAAGACGCGTTTGCCGTTGCTGTCCTCACCGTTACTTTCGAGTGTAACAATCCCCATCGTTCCGCTTTTTCCCGCCTTTTCTTTGTAATCTTTCACTACCGCCCAGCAGTGAATATCTTCGCCAACGAAAAGCGGGCGTTCATAATGATAGATTTGTTCGCCGTGAATGAGGCCTTTATTTTCTAATGCAAATTCGGGAATTTCACCATAATCCAATACAATTGGAAATGTCGGTGGAGCGACGTTTTTCCCGTAACGGGACGCCTGCCCCGCCTTTTCATCAACGAAAATCGGTTGCGCATCATTGATGGCTTCAGCGAATTTTCGCATGGCGCCTCGCTCAATCGTGTTTCTCACTTTGTCTGAATGTTTGCCTATCATATGTTCAAGCATGATGTTCGTCCTCCTTATGCCATCGGTCCACCGGCGACGTATAAGACTTGCCCGTTCACAAACGAGGAATGTTTATCGGCAAAAAATGCTGCCGCGTTCGCGATGTCTTCCGGTTTGCCGCTACGTGCCACCGGGATGTTTGCCACGCTTGCTTCAACTAATTTTTCAAACGTGATACCGAGGCGTTCAGCCGTTGCCCTCGTCATGTCCGTTTCAATAAAACCCGGTGCAATAGCATTAGTGGTGATATTAAATTTCCCAAGTTCAATCGCCAATGTTTTTGTAAACCCTTGTAAGCCTGCTTTTGCCGTTGAATAGTTGGCCTGACCGCGATTACCTAACGCAACATTGGAAGATAGATTAATAATACGCCCGTATTTTTGTTTCACCATATATTCCTGTGCGACACTCGCGGCATTAAAGGATCCTTTCAAATGCACATCCATGACCGTTTGCCAATCATCTTCCGTCATTTTAAAAAGCATATTATCGCGGATAACACCGGCATTATTGACGAGAATATCGATAGAGCCGTACGCTTCATAGGCTTCTTTCATTGCACCTTCGACTTCATTGCGATTCGTTACGTCCGCTTTGATCGCTAAAACATCTTGGTCGGAAAAGTGCTCGCGCACCTCTGCCAAAGCTTCTTCGTTGACATCCATAACCGCCACTTTCGCACCGTCATTAACAAGACGCTCGGCAATGCTGCGACCGATGCCTCGGCTTCCCCCGGTCACAAATGCCGTTTGCCCGGAAAATTGTGTCATATGTTCCACTCCTATTTCTATATAGATTTATTTAAATGTATTGCCCCAATTTTACGTGCCCTTTTAATAAATTTCTGGAAATGATCAAGCGCTGGATTTCATCGGTGCCGTCATAGATTCTCCACAGCCGTGCTTCCCGGTACCAGCGTTCGATGGGCAGCTCTTTCGTGTAGCCCATGCCGCCATGAATTTGCATCACGCGATCGATGATGTCGTTTGCTTTGGTAGCGCCATACAGTTTTGCCATCGATGCCAGATGGCGATTGTCTTCGCCGTTGTCCAAGGTAAAGGCCGCATTCAAGACCAACCATTTGGCAGCTTCAATCTCGACCGCCGAGTCGGCGATTTGCCACTGTATCGCTTGGCGAGTAGCAATCGGCTTTCCGAATGTTTCTCGCTCCTGAGCGTAATCAATCGCCATATTGAGCAAGCGCTCAGAAGCGCCAACCGCTCCTGCTCCCACGCCCCATCGTGCGAAACCAATCCATTCCAAACCTAGGTCGTAACCGCGGTGCAACTCGCCTAAAATGTTTTCTTCCGGCACGCGTACTTGATCGAAAATAAGCGAAGCCGGCCCCCACTCACCCATCGTGTCAATATATTCAGATTTCCAGCCCATATCGCGTTCCGCGATGAAACAGGTGGTACCGTCTCGACCGTTACGCCCATGTGCTTCCTTGTCCGTGATCGCGATCACCATGACAAAGTCCGCTTCATTACCGCCGGTGATGAATGTTTTTTCGCCGTTTAGCACCCATTCATCGCCGTCTTTTTCAGCGGTCATTTTGATGTTTTGCGTATCAGAACCAGCGCCGGGTTCTGTCATGGCAAAACAAGATTTTTTCTCACCGTTGATCGTCGGCAACAAGTACTTTTCCTTTTGTTTTTCGTTACCGTAATACAAAATGTTATCGGCCGAACCACCGAATGTGAACGGGACGAACGTTTTCGATACTTCCATCATGACGATCGCGTACATGACCTGCCCGAGGTCAGCGCCCCCGTATTCTTCAGGTGTATTGATACCCCAGAAACCGGCATCTTTCGCTGTTTGTTGCAGTTCTTGCATTTTTTCTTCCGAAAGGCTCGGTTTCCCTTCCCGCTCATTGCGAAGTACATCATTTTCCAGTGGCATTAGTTCTTTTTCTACGAATTTACGGATGGTTGTTTGCACCATTTTTTGTTCTTCGGTTAAGCGTAAGTGCATGGTGATCTCTCCCCACTAAGTTACTCTTTTTCCACAGCGAGCGCGATTCCTTGCCCGCCGCCGATACAAGCGGTGACTAGTCCTTTCTTCTCCCCGCGGCGTTCGAGTTCATAGCATAATTTCGTCACAAGCATGCTGCCGGTAGCAGCAATCGGATGACCGTGGGCAATGGCTCCTCCGTTTACATTGACTTTGTCCATATTAAAGGAAAGTTCCCGGTCACATGCGAGCACCTGTGCGGCAAACGCTTCGTTGATCTCTATTAAATCAAAATCATCGAGTTGATCGCCGGTTTTTTCAAGCAATTTTTTTACCGCCGGGACAGGACCAATGCCCATAATGTTCGGATCAACACCCGCGACAGTTGATGCTTTGACCGTCGCCAAGGGCTTTAGCCCGCGTTTCTTGGCTTCAGTCCCGGACATCAACACCAATGCCGACGCTCCGTCGTTAATCCCGGAGGAGCTGCCGGCGGTAACGCTGCCATCTTTTTTGAACACCGCCGGGAGCTTGGCCAGATCTTCTTTCGTCACGTCCGGACGCGGATGCTCGTCTTGGTCAAACGTTACGGTGCCTTTCCTCGTTTTCACTTCAATGGGCACGATTTGATCTTTGAAATAGCCTTTATCGATCGCATCCGCCATACGTTCCTGACTTCTTAAGGCGAAGGCATCCTGTTCCTCGCGGCTCACTTCATATTGATCAGCCAGGTTCTCTGCCGTAATCCCCATCGGCGGGTCACCGATTTCATCGGGCGATAGTGTAGGGTTGATAAACTTCGGCGGTCGAAGATCATATGCTTTTTCTTGAACCGCCATTAGATGCGGACTGCGTGTCATGCTTTCGGTGCCGCCGGCAACGACCACATCAGCGTTACCGGCGATAATTTTCTCGGCAGCAAGGGCGACGCTATTGATGCCGGAACCGCATTGACGATCAATCGTAAGCCCGGGAATATCCACCGGCAACCCCGCTTCAAGAAGCGACACGCGCGCGATGTTCCCGCCCCCGCTCAAACAGTTACCGAAAATCACATCTTCTACAGTTTCATGTTCAACATCAGCTCTTTTCATCGCTTCACTTATAACTTCTCCTCCGTACACGGCCGGGTCGACGGAAGCAAGTGCCCCGCCTTTTTTCGCGATGGCTGTCCGTACGGCAGAAACGATCACTACATCTTCCATGTTTACATCAACCTTTTCATAAATGATTTTTAAGCATTCGAATATTTTTTAAGTTCCAATTTTGCAATTTGTCTGCGATGGACTTCATCAGGACCGTCTGCAAGCCGTAATGTTCTGGCATTTGCCCATTGATGGGCGATTGTATGATCAGCGCTAACGCCGGCACCGCCAAATGCCTGAATGGCTCGATCAATCACTCGTAATGCCATATTCGGTGCAACTACTTTAATCATGGCAATTTCAGATTTTGCTTCTTTATTTCCAACCGTATCCATCATATAAGCGGCCTTCAATGTCAATAAGCGAGCTTGCTCAATATCCATTCGTGATTCCGCAATCCACTCTTGCACGACGCCTTGTTCTGCCACTTTTTTGCCGAACGTTTCTCTTTCTTGCACTCGATTGCATAGCTCTTCAAGTGCCCGCTCTGCTGCCCCAATCAATCGCATACAGTGATGAATTCGGCCGGGCCCTAGACGCCCTTGTGCAATGGCAAACCCTTTTCCTTCATCCCAAAGCATATGATCGGCCGGCACTCTTACATTGTCATAAACGATTTCCGCGTGGCCGTGTGGCGCATCATCATAGCCAAAAACCGGAGTCGTTCTCTCTATTTTCACTCCCGGTGTATCCAACGGCACGAGAATCATCGATTGCTGTTCATGTTTGGCTGCATTCGGGTCGTTTTTCCCCATGACAATCGCTATTTTACAACGAGGGTCTCCTGCTCCGGATGACCACCATTTTCGGCCGTTGATGACATATTCATTGCCTTCTCTTTTAATGCTCGTTTTGATGTTTGTAGCGTCGCTGGAAGCCACATCAGGTTCTGTCATGGAAAAACATGATCGAATTTTGCCCTCGAGTAAAGGATCTAGCCATTGTTTTTTTTGTTCCTCGGAACCATATCGGACCAAAACTTCCATATTTCCTGTGTCCGGGGCACTACAGTTAAACACTTCGGGACCAATCATAGATCGTCCCATTATTTCACAAAGAGGCGCATATTCAAGATTGGATAAACCGGCTCCGTAGTCACTTTCCGGCAAAAAAAGATTCCATAATCCTTTTTCTCTTGCTTTCTCTTTTAATTCATCCATGATTGGAGGAACTGAAGACCACCGGGTTTCTTGCTGATTCAACTGTTCTTCGTATACTTTTTCATTCGGATAAACGTAAGTCTCCATAAACTCATTCACTTGTTTTTGTAAATCAATGACCTTTTCCGAATACTGAAATTGCATTGCTGTATCCCCTTTCAATATTATACTGACCGATTAGTATGTTTTGATTCTTTTATAATATTACATCAAACATATATTGTTTTCAATAATCTTTATTTTAAATTTAATTTTTAATATTTAGTTACTAATAGTCCAATAATATCCTGAACCAAAACAATTTTTACTTTTTGTTCCTACCATCCTTAAATAGATCCTTCGGTGAACCTTTTCATATCGATGCAATCAAAGATTTTTATATCATGTTGTTCTCCTCCTTTCCATAGTTAAAATTTTGGTTCTATCACAAATCACGGGATGGATGACAATATTCGACAATGAAGTCCCGCACCTTGCTTTATAGAGCGAATTTTGTCGATAATCCTTAGGCTGCCGGTGGGTATTCTTCTTGATGGATTCTTTGTTCACACCGAGCTTGATATTTTCTCCATTTAAGGATCGCCTCTTTTTCTTCCTTCACCTGCATCCGAGCTTGAAGAGAGAATAACGAATAGCCAAACCCTTGTTGATTCATCGTGCGGAGTTGGTTGTTCTTCCCTTCGGTTTTGGCATTGGATATACGATAGTAAAATCGATGGAGAATTTCCGGCAACCAATTCCAAATAGTCTTGAGAAGATCATCGAATGGCTCCAGGGAAGAGGCGATGACCTCTTTTTCCCACGCCACTAAATGATCCAATGCTTCTTCCAGATCATTGCATTGATACAATTGGCGAAGTTTTTGATGCAGGCGCATGGCTTGAGCTAACGTCGGTGATGTTGTCTCCCAATGCTTCAGACGTTCTTGTTGTTCCGGGGTTAATTCTTCCGTTCGTTCAGCAAACAAGTCTTTGTCTTCTTTTAATGCCACCCGTTCTTCTTTGGTCAAAACATGTTGGACGCTTTTTCGCACATCGTCCAAGGCACGCGTCGAAGCTTGGATGACATGGAAGGCATCAATGACCACGATCGCTTGAGGGAGGGCGGCCTTAATCGCTGTCTGATAAGGCCTCCACATATCGATCGCAACCGCA harbors:
- a CDS encoding SDR family NAD(P)-dependent oxidoreductase codes for the protein MRLEDKVAIVTGGGGGIGRSVALQFAEEKAKVMVSDVDEEAGKTTVNLINEKGGEAGFIRSDITKPNEVKGMIDEAIDAFGSFNILFNNAGVNCDEKKMPDVSFEEWHHVMDININGVFLGMKHAIPYMEPGSSIINTASIAGIKGQKLVSAYSASKSSVIALTKTAATEFGRQNIRVNAIAPGIIETKMADDWKKTDKWPILSKANALRRTGQPEEVANAVLFLASDESSFITGETLVIDGGH
- a CDS encoding acyl-CoA carboxylase subunit beta — translated: MEMELNDLSDRKERALLGGGKEKIERQHKLGYYTARERIDQLVDPESFLELGMLAHSDQDGSEEKSAGDGVIIGLAKVNGRPIVVQAADKTVFAGTEGKVYFRKSQAAHGFAIKRGFPLLNLMEGGGLRMPDGMGSDGISQVLFPNELLTHHREVPMITAILGDSFGGPTWTAVSSDFVTQLKGTSMAVAGPRMLEVATGERVSNEELGGWEIHANHTGQVDQFAENEEDVIASLKQFLDFMPLNGEEEPPFKETNDDPFRSLDEVVNLVPTRRQRAYDMKKVIELIADDHEFFEMKPTYGTALITVLTRVNGRTVGVIANQPMKFAGAAGDKECEKATDFIVMCDSYNIPLIFLHDTPGFRVSSEAEKVKMPTKIMVWNQALAQSTVPKISVVIRKSIGAAYGNMCGPTMGADFVVAWPTAEINFTGPEVGINVVYGRELAESEQPETERAELLESWSFDSSPYKAAGKFMLDDIIDPRETRKFLSQTLDYACERNGSMSERRLANWPTGF
- a CDS encoding AMP-binding protein, whose product is MNAYLKELEPLDYRLGEKPLHDYLIQNAIDHPDQTAYNFYGNEISWHQMADDTRRLAKFLQNKGVAKGDKVALYMQNCPQYLLGHYAIQMLGATVVPLNPMYKASELEYFINEAEIMAMIAGDELYDQVDAIRAKTPSLQFVLTTAYADYLSENRTLPLPDELKREKQKIDDTFDLVEYLAVTEPLDEIASIDVWEDVGLMVFTSGTTGRPKAAMLTFGNALFKTAAAAQGYLLKHEDQTLAVAPLSHIAGMLMGVNLPVYQSTSCILLTRFDPVAAIQAIERYRVNKMYTVAPMNAAILNETNVEDHDLTCLEMNFATSFGMAIDEPLAKAWGKLTNGCLLFEASYGLSETHTADTMMPVDKIKYGTCGIPTYQTEIRIVDTETGDDLPPGKQGEIAVKNPGVFKGYLNRPEATAATLRDGWVFTGDIGTLDDEGYLTFNGRVKEMIKASGYSVFPEDVEALMSDHEAIAQVAAIGVPDSKRGESVKAFIVLKPEYVEKITANDIIAWSKEHMAAYKYPREVAFVDQLPATSSGKVLRRLLKE
- a CDS encoding NADPH:quinone oxidoreductase family protein — encoded protein: MQAWLVKELADPEQALSLEEVNKPENNEGHILIRTKAASLNFFDILLCQGKYQEKPPLPFTPGAEIAGIVEAVGDGSNYQVGQKVLARPALPSGGLAEWVSVSENEVFSVPDSMSFHEAAAMYITYQTAYYALHHRGNVKRDEVILIHAGSGGVGSAAIQLGKAAGARVIATAGGPDKVQLCKDLGADVAIDYLADDFVDIVKQETNGKGADIIYDPVGSDTFDRSRKCTAFAGRLLVIGFAGGRIPEAPVNHALVKNYSIVGVHWGYFARLYEQEMVNIHDTLCSFYEEGKIKPLIYKNFSFEEVPHALNLLGDRKTYGKLVVDV
- a CDS encoding phosphotransferase family protein, encoding MTQSVRNGEELDITKVKTFLDNRLNDIPKDEPLKVEQYYAGASNLTYLLSCGEWQGVLRRPPFGPLPPKAHDMKREYEILSRLNPVFPLAPKPYVLGENTSVMDATFYVMERKEGVVIDGKLPKGVQETKELGRDLSFKFIDALAALHRVDTEQAGLHQFGKPEGFMERQVYGWLKRYERAKTEDSPEYENLKKWLTENIPADGETTVIHNDFKFNNLLFSNDLSEIKAVVDWEMATIGDPLFDLGVVLSYWIQDDDPELLQSTFQTVTTKPGFLTRRELIDRYAEKSGRDCSSIHFYLIFSYFKLAVISQQIYFRWKNGQTQDERFKHFGDRTSKLITFSWHLLNEK
- a CDS encoding 2-phosphosulfolactate phosphatase, encoding MKKCHLWLTTEEIQPEKLKNATAVVIDVMLATTTLVTILERGARRIYPVESVYEAHSTKEFLGHPAVLTGGELGGMPVEGFDCAHLPDEYTPERVKDHDIVFLSSNGTRAITKAKPAKQLLLGNLRNAYTIAEYLNQIATEDVYIICAGSLGQMSLEDYVCASIILSRLNMENVRMNDAAVFALEHDYDKKEVIEELLAKGRVGRTFTKLGLDELFDFVTDVGLSTSVVELYEDGSLNFLHEGSETTK
- a CDS encoding MaoC/PaaZ C-terminal domain-containing protein; its protein translation is MSAIAEKQTGDTLETVTLSPVSRLDLIKYAGASGDYNPIHTIDEEADKAGLPGIIAHGMWTMGNLAKLFTPHYEAGFIETYQIRFRGMVFLGDVISLNAEVSEQTADKVILDVLASNEKHEAVLKGTVVFALYA
- a CDS encoding MaoC family dehydratase N-terminal domain-containing protein, giving the protein MLEHMIGKHSDKVRNTIERGAMRKFAEAINDAQPIFVDEKAGQASRYGKNVAPPTFPIVLDYGEIPEFALENKGLIHGEQIYHYERPLFVGEDIHCWAVVKDYKEKAGKSGTMGIVTLESNGEDSNGKRVFRAEQVIIITEAVRKGMEA